GAGCTCGCCGACGACCTGCGGCACGACCTCGACGAGACGGCGCAGACGAGCCTCGCGGGCGTCGGGGGAGGGCATGTTCCCAGTCTCTCAGGCCCCGCGGGACCTTGGGCCCGGGTGCAAGCGCGGCCGCGATGCGAGCCTCGGAAGCATGACCCGCACTCCGCGCTATGTCGCCGGCGTCGACGGCTCGGCGCCCTCGGAGGCCGCCCTCGCCTGGGCGGTCCGCCACGCGCGCCGCGACGGTGCACGCCTCCACCTCGTCCACGTCGTCGACCCGCAGGGCGGGATCCGCGGCATCGCCGAGCTCGACGCCGCCGAGAGCGCGGGCGAGGCGCTCCTCTCCGCGACGGCTGCGCGCATCCGCTCCGAGGCTCCGGGGCTCGAGGTCGACACCCGGCTGCTGCTCGACGTGCCCGTGTGGGCGCTCGCCGACGAGGCGGGACCCGACGACATCCTCGTCGTCGGCACGGGCAAGACCGGCTACGTCTCCGGCCGTGTGCTCGGCTCGCGCAGCGTGCAGTTCGCGCTCGCGGCGACCGGCACCGTCGCCGTCGTGCCCGACGCCGACCCGCGTTTCCGCGACGGCGTCGTGGCGGGCGTCGACCGTGTCGAGAACGCGGCGCTCGTCGGGCGTCGCGCCGCGCTCGAGGCCGTCGACCGCGGCACGCGGCTCACCCTCATCCAGGCGATCGGCGCCGACGCGGTCGACGCCGTGCGCTCCGACCCCGAGAGCCCCCTCGCGATCGCGGCGGATGCGGCGCGCGAGGTCGAGGGGATGCTCGAGGTGCGCTCGCGCCTCTCGACGCGCCCGCCCGCCGAGGCGCTCCTCGACGCCGCGCGTGGCAGCGCGCTCCTCGTGCTCGGTCCGAGCCGCGAGCGCACGCCCCTCGGCACGACCCTGCACGCCGTGCT
The Protaetiibacter sp. SSC-01 genome window above contains:
- a CDS encoding universal stress protein, with the translated sequence MTRTPRYVAGVDGSAPSEAALAWAVRHARRDGARLHLVHVVDPQGGIRGIAELDAAESAGEALLSATAARIRSEAPGLEVDTRLLLDVPVWALADEAGPDDILVVGTGKTGYVSGRVLGSRSVQFALAATGTVAVVPDADPRFRDGVVAGVDRVENAALVGRRAALEAVDRGTRLTLIQAIGADAVDAVRSDPESPLAIAADAAREVEGMLEVRSRLSTRPPAEALLDAARGSALLVLGPSRERTPLGTTLHAVLINANAPVLVVRPAPALVS